The following proteins come from a genomic window of Marinobacter sp. MDS2:
- a CDS encoding flagellar hook assembly protein FlgD, which produces MSAVNSASAADVLGQYRVQQDSKAQGGSELGKDAFMELMLAQMKNQNPLEPQDNGDFISQLAQFSSLEEMQNLTGTVGEVAGQFRSSQALQASAMVGKTVLAPSSVGILGAEGEVTGTIEVPASTGGLRLSVMSQSGELVRQIDMGSSKAGVVSFRWDGQDGNGNALPPGPYQIVAQGSYPSGPQQLGTMVSANVDSVSLNNGGSITLNLAGMGSIALSDVKQIN; this is translated from the coding sequence ATGAGTGCAGTAAATTCAGCGTCTGCCGCCGATGTGCTGGGCCAGTACCGAGTTCAGCAAGACAGCAAAGCCCAGGGGGGCAGCGAGCTTGGTAAAGATGCCTTCATGGAGTTGATGTTGGCGCAGATGAAGAATCAGAACCCGCTGGAGCCGCAGGACAACGGTGATTTCATTTCTCAGCTAGCTCAGTTCAGTTCTCTGGAAGAAATGCAGAATCTGACTGGCACCGTAGGCGAAGTGGCCGGCCAGTTCCGTTCTAGTCAGGCGCTGCAGGCGTCGGCCATGGTGGGCAAGACCGTTCTGGCTCCGTCCAGTGTGGGCATTCTGGGCGCAGAGGGCGAAGTGACCGGCACGATTGAAGTTCCTGCTTCCACAGGTGGTTTGCGGCTGTCGGTTATGAGCCAGTCAGGCGAGCTTGTTCGGCAGATTGATATGGGTAGCAGCAAGGCTGGTGTGGTGTCTTTTCGTTGGGATGGTCAAGACGGCAACGGCAATGCTTTGCCGCCCGGCCCGTACCAGATTGTTGCACAGGGTAGTTACCCATCCGGGCCGCAGCAGTTGGGCACCATGGTCAGTGCGAACGTAGACAGTGTGTCTTTGAATAACGGTGGCTCGATTACATTGAATCTTGCTGGCATGGGCTCGATTGCCCTGTCTGACGTCAAGCAAATTAACTGA